The Anolis sagrei isolate rAnoSag1 chromosome 6, rAnoSag1.mat, whole genome shotgun sequence genome includes the window AGTAGTGCTTGCTGTTGATGAAGTCATTGGAGTAGTGGATGTGGTAGCAGAACTGCTAGTTGTTGATGTGACAGTGCTACTGGGCCTTGATGTTGTAATGTCAGTagtggttagtgttgatgtggccgcTGGGGTAGTGGATGCTGTAGAAGTAGTACTTGCTGTTGATGAAGTCATTGGAGTAGTGGAAGTTGTAGCAGAACTGCCAGTTGTTGATGTGACAGTGCTACTAGGCCTTGATGTTGTAAGGTCAGTagtggttagtgttgatgtggccgctggggtagtggaagttgtagaagTCGTAGTTGTTGGTGTGGAAGTGCTCAGTGCTTCTGTGGTAATAGGTTTTGTAGTGGAATCAGTAGTAGTTGCTGTTGATGTCACTCTCGAGGTAGTAGAAAGTGTTGAAGAGCTTGTAGATGTTGTGGAAGTGATCTCTGTGAGAGTGGAACTGGGTCTTGTAGTGGAAGCAGTAGTACTTGCTGTTGATGAAGTCGTTGGAGTAGTGGAAGTCGTGTCAGTagtggttagtgttgatgtggccgctggggtagtggaagttgtagaagTCGTAGTTGTTGGTGTGGAAGTGCTCAGTGTTACAGTGGTAATAGGTTTTGTAGTAGAATCAGTAGTAGTTGCTGTTGATGTCACTTTCGAGGTGGTAGAAAGTGTTGAAGAGCTTGTAGATGTTGTGGAAGTGATCTCTGTGAGAGTGGAACTGGTTCTTGTAGTGGCAGCAGTAGTGCTTGCTGTTGATGAAGTCATTGGAGTAGTGGAAGTGGTAGCAGAACTGCTAGTTGTTGATGTGACAGTGCTACTGGGCCTTGATGTTGTAATGTCAGTagtggttagtgttgatgtggccgcTGGGGTAGTGGATGCTGTAGAAGTAGTGCTTGCTGTTGATGAAGTCATTGGAGTAGTGGAAGTTGTAGCAGAACTGCCAGTTGTTGATGTGACAGTGCTACTAGGCCTTGATGTTGTAAGGTCAGTagtggttagtgttgatgtggccgctggggtagtggaagttgtagaagTCGTAGTTGTTGGTGTGGAAGTGCTCAGTGCTTCTGTGGTAATAGGTTTTGTAGTGGAATCAGTAGTAGTTGCTGTTGATGTCACTCTCGAGGTAGTAGAAAGTGTTGAAGAGCTTGTAGATGTTGTGGAAGTGATCTCTGTGAGAGTGGAACTGGGTCTTGTAGTGGAAGCAGTAGTGCTTGCTGTTGATGAAGTCGTTGGAGTAGTGGAAGTCGTGTCAGTagtggttagtgttgatgtggccgcTGGGGAAGTGGAAGCTGTAGAAGTAGTGCTTGCTGTTGATGAAGTCATTGGAGTAGTGGAAGTTGTAGCAGAACTGCCAGTTGTTGATGTGACAGTGCTACTAGGCCTTGATGTTGTAAGGTCAGTagtggttagtgttgatgtggccgctggggtagtggaagttgtagaagTCGTAGTTGTTGGTGTGGAAGTGCTCAGTGTTACAGTGGTAATAGGTTTTGTAGTAGAATCAGTAGTAGTTGCTGTTGATATCACTTTCGAGGTGGTAGAAAGTGTTGAAGAGCTTGTAGATGTTGTGGAAGTGATCTCTGTGAGAGTGGAACTGGGTCTTGTAGTGGAAGCAGTAGTGCTTGCTGTTGATGAAGTCATTGGAGTAGTGGAAGTGGTAGCAGAACTGCTAGTTGTTGATGTGACAGTGCTACTGGGCCTTGATGTTGTAATGTCAGTagtggttagtgttgatgtggccgcTGGGGAAGTGGAAGCAGTAGAAGTAGTGCTTGCTGTTGATGAAGTCATTGGAGTAGTGGAAGTTGTAGCAGAACTGCCAGTTGTTGATGTGACAGTGCTACTAGGCCTTGATGTTGTAAGGTCAGTagtggttagtgttgatgtggccgctggggtagtggaagttgtagaagTCGTAGTTGTTGGTGTGGAAGTGCTCAGTGCTTCTGTGGTAATAGGTTTTGTAGTGGAATCAGTAGTAGTTGCTGTTGATGTCACTCTCGAGGTAGTAGAAAGTGTTGAAGAGCTTGTAGATGTTGTGGAAGTGATCTCTGTGAGAGTGGAACTGGGTCTTGTAGTGGAAGCAGTAGTACTTGCTGTTGATGAAGTCGTTGGAGTAGTGGAAGTCGTGTCAGTagtggttagtgttgatgtggccgctggggtagtggaagttgtagaagTCGTAGTTGTTGGTGTGGAAGTGCTCAGTGCTTCTGTGGTAATAGGTTTTGTAGTGGAATCAGTAGTAGTTGCTGTTGATGTCACTCTCGAGGTAGTAGAAAGTGTTGAAGAGCTTGTAGATGTTGTGGAAGTGATCTCTGTGAGAGTGGAACTGGGTCTTGTAGTGGAAGCAGTAGTGCTTGCTGTTGATGAAGTCGTTGGAGTAGTGGAAGTCGTGTCAGTagtggttagtgttgatgtggccgcTGGGGAAGTGGAAGCTGTAGAAGTAGTGCTTACTGTTGATGAAGTCATTGGAGTAGTGGAAGTGGTAGCAGAACTACTAGTTGTTGATGTGACAGTGCTACTAGGCCTTGATGTTGTAATGTCAGTagtggttagtgttgatgtggccgcTGGGGAAGTGGAAGCAGTAGAAGTAGTGCTTGCTGTTGATGAAGTCATTGGAGTAGTGGAAGTTGTAGCAGAACTGCCAGTTGTTGATGGGACAGTGCTACTAGGCCTTGATGTTGTAAGGTCAGTagtggttagtgttgatgtggccgctggggtagtggaagttgtagaagTCGTAGTTGTTGGTGTGGAAGTGCTCAGTGCTTCTGTGGTAATAGGTTTTGTAGTGGAATCAGTAGTAGTTGCTGTTGATGTCACTCTCGAGGTAGTAGAAAGTGTTGAAGAGCTTGTAGATGTTGTGGAAGTGATCTCTGTGAGAGTGGAACTGGGTCTTGTAGTGGAAGCAGTAGTGCTTGCTGTTGATGAAGTCGTTGGAGTAGTGGAAGTCGTGTCAGTagtggttagtgttgatgtggccgcTGGGGAAGTGGAAGCTGTAGAAGTAGTGCTTGCTGTTGATGAAGTCATTGGAGTAGTGGAAGTTGTAGCAGAACTGCCAGTTGTTGATGTGACAGTGCTACTAGGCCTTGATGTTGTAAGGTCAGTagtggttagtgttgatgtggccgctggggtagtggaagttgtag containing:
- the LOC137097440 gene encoding mucin-2-like, whose translation is MTSSTASTTASTTRPSSTLTEITSTTSTSSSTLSTTSKVISTATTTDSTTKPITTVTLSTSTPTTTTSTTSTTPAATSTLTTTDLTTSRPSSTVTSTTGSSATTSTTPMTSSTASTTSTASTSPAATSTLTTTDTTSTTPTTSSTASTTASTTRPSSTLTEITSTTSTSSSTLSTTSRVTSTATTTDSTTKPITTEALSTSTPTTTTSTTSTTPAATSTLTTTDLTTSRPSSTVPSTTGSSATTSTTPMTSSTASTTSTASTSPAATSTLTTTDITTSRPSSTVTSTTSSSATTSTTPMTSSTVSTTSTASTSPAATSTLTTTDTTSTTPTTSSTASTTASTTRPSSTLTEITSTTSTSSSTLSTTSRVTSTATTTDSTTKPITTEALSTSTPTTTTSTTSTTPAATSTLTTTDTTSTTPTTSSTASTTASTTRPSSTLTEITSTTSTSSSTLSTTSRVTSTATTTDSTTKPITTEALSTSTPTTTTSTTSTTPAATSTLTTTDLTTSRPSSTVTSTTGSSATTSTTPMTSSTASTTSTASTSPAATSTLTTTDITTSRPSSTVTSTTSSSATTSTTPMTSSTASTTASTTRPSSTLTEITSTTSTSSSTLSTTSKVISTATTTDSTTKPITTVTLSTSTPTTTTSTTSTTPAATSTLTTTDLTTSRPSSTVTSTTGSSATTSTTPMTSSTASTTSTASTSPAATSTLTTTDTTSTTPTTSSTATTTTDSTTKPITTEALSTSTPTTTTSTTSTTPAATSTLTTTDLTTSRPSSTVTSTTGSSATTSTTPMTSSTASTTSTITSTTSTSSSTLSTTSKVTSTATTTDSTTKPITTYYCFHYKTQFHSHRDHFHNIYKLFNTFYYLESDINSNYY